From the genome of Haloplanus vescus:
CGGCGGCCAGAACGGCGTCTTCCCCGTCGATACGCACGTCCACCGCATCGCCCGCCGGATGGGACTGGCGCCCCCCGACGCCGACCACGAGGGCGTTCGGGCGGCGCTGGAAGCGGCCGTTCCCGAAGCGAAGTGTGGCTTCGGGCACACGGCGATGATTCAGTTCGGTCGGGAGTTCTGCGCGGCCAGAAAACCGGCCTGTCTCGACGGCCTCGACGCCTGTCCGCTCGCCGACCAGTGTGACCGCGTCGGCGTCGACCCAGACGCGGGGACCAGCGTCGACCCCACGGAGACGACCTGACGCTACGCGGACGGACCCTGGTAGGAGTAGTCGCCGAACCCGAGGAGCGGCCAGAAGACAAACCCGAGGAACCAGAGCCCGAGTGCGAATCCGAGTCCCTGTCCGAAGGCCCGCGAGACGCCGGCAAACATCCGGTACAGGGCGTACAGGTTTACGATGGGGACGAAGAAGACGAGCAGCCACCACCAAGCGTTGTCGCCGATTTTGAGCATGATGTACGTGTTGTAGATGGGGATAATCGCCGCCCATCCAGGCTGGTCTGCCTTCACGAAGGCCTTCCACGTTCCGGCGATGTAGGCCACGACCAGTGCGAGATACACTATCGAGAGCAGGATTCCACCTGCACCACCGCCCCCCTGTTGGAGGGCAACTGCCATATCAGTAAGTGGCATACACGCGCGTTTCTACGCCAATCATATAAAATCAGACGTGTAACGTCGCGTACCAGAACGCATCCGAACCGTCGGACGGCGGCGGCTACTTGAACCGGAAGGTCTCGAGGTTCTTCGGCGCGAACGTCCGCATGTTGTAGTCGTGATAGAGCGCCGAGGAGAGGTCCTGCACGGAGCGTTCGTCGCCGTGGACACAGAGCACCTTCTCCGGGCGTGGGTTCATCGTCTTGACGAAGTTTTCGAGGCCCTGTCGGTCGGCGTGGCCGGAGAAGCCGTCGACCGTTTCGACGCCCATGTTGAGCGAGAGGGTGTTGCCGCGGCCGCCACGGCCGCCGCGCTCGTTCATCGGAATCTCGTC
Proteins encoded in this window:
- a CDS encoding DUF5684 domain-containing protein; translated protein: MPLTDMAVALQQGGGGAGGILLSIVYLALVVAYIAGTWKAFVKADQPGWAAIIPIYNTYIMLKIGDNAWWWLLVFFVPIVNLYALYRMFAGVSRAFGQGLGFALGLWFLGFVFWPLLGFGDYSYQGPSA